DNA sequence from the Chitinophaga flava genome:
GTCCATAACAGTCGGGATCATTTTTTCCAGTGTACGGTACGTCTCAGCCTCGTTGCCAGCTTGCATGTTCATCACCAGGCCCTTGATATTGTTGAGAATTTCTGTCTGTGTGACATCTTCCACTGTCCATATCACAAATCCTTCCAGGTAGAACTGATCCGGGGGGATAATGTTTTGCAGAGTATCCGGGGCCATCTGGTAAGAGCAGTAGTTGTCGTAGTCCAGTGGGGGCGGAGTATCTCCTTTTATCTTTACGTCTACAAAACGGGGGTCTATATTCACTTTCACGTACCGTTTGGAGCCGTCAGGGAGTTCTATGTGATGGATGATTTCATTCTGGTAGTTGACCGGGAAATTATATACTCTTTCCAGGATCAGTTTATACAGCCATGTCAGCTTGTCCTTTTTCACTTTAGCCACGGAAATGCCCTGTGGAACAGTCACCAGGCCGGAACCGTTTTCCGTGAACATCTGCCGGAAAAGTTCGGAATAATAAAAGATAGCAAACTTAAAAGGGACCCCGATGCCATAGATATCACGGGTGGTATCTGTGGTGATGGGAAAAATGGCTGCGGTGAGCAGATCGAGATATTCTTTATAGACAGAAAGATCGGCTGTAGGTGAAATAGGATTGAGTATTTCCGGGTGGCTTTCGAACTTCTGGATAATCAGGCGATAGAAAGAAGACCGGGGATCCTGGTCATTAGCTGCCTTTTCCTTCAGAAAACGAAGGAAAGGGACGAATGATATATTGGCTTCGATTAATTTATCGTCCTGTAATGCGTTGGTGTGTCCAGTTAAAATCTTCATATAAACGCGTATAAAATTATCACCAAAGGCTTTTCGTTTTTTGTGATCACAAAAAAGTTCTATTACAATTTACAGTAAAACAGTGCAGGAGTAACAAGGGGAGATAGTATGCAGACGTAAAGGTAGGGGCAATATTTTAAATTTGATCATTTGGTTATTTGGCTATTTTACTATTGCTGATAAACAGCTTTTTATAAATAACCAAATAACCAAATGATCAAATAACTAAATGAGTTCGATCTGGTTTTTAAGCAGGTCTTCGAGTGTATCGCGTTTACGGATCAGGAACGGTTTGCCGTCTTTCACCATTACTTCGGCCGGTTTAAGGCGGGAGTTGAAGTTGGAAGACATTTCAAAACCATAGGCGCCGGCGTTATAGAAAACGAGGTAGTCGCCTTCCCGCACTTCATTGATTTTGCGGTCCCATCCGAAGGTATCTGTTTCGCAGATATTACCTACAACGGTATAGATGCGTTCAGTTCCTTTAGGGTTTGAGATATTGCGGATCAGGTGGAATGCGTCGTAGAACATGGGCCTGATCAGGTGGTTGAAGCCGGAGTTGACACCTACAAAAACGTTGGCGGTGGTTTGTTTGATAACGTTGGCCTTTACTACAAAGTAACCGGACTGGCTTACCAGGAATTTTCCTGGTTCAAACCAGAGCTGGAGTGGTTTTTCGTAGTTTTTAGAGAAGTTGTTGAAAGCATCGCTCAGTTTTTTACCGAGGAGGTCGATATCTGTTTCAGGATCGCCCTGCTGGTAAGCTACTTTAAATCCGCTGCCGAGGTCAATAGACTCGATATCAGGGAAGTGCTGTGCCATTTCGAACATGATTTCCACGCCACGGAGGAAAACGTCCACGTCTTTGATTTCGGAGCCGGTATGCATGTGCAGGCCGGTTACTTTCAATTTGGTGGATTTCACGATGCGTTCGATATGACGCAGCTGGTGAATGGAGATACCAAATTTGCTGTCGATATGTCCGGTAGAGATCTTGAAGTTGCCTCCCGCCATGATATGCGGATTGAGCCGGATGCTGATGGGATAGCTACCGCCAAACTTGTTGCCGAATTGTTCCAGGATGGAGAGGTTATCGATGTTGATAATCACACCAAGGTCTTTGGCAGCAATGATTTCCTGCAGATCTACACAGTTGGGTGTAAAGATGATATTTTTAGCTTCAAAACCTGCTTTGAGGCCCAGCTGTACTTCCTGGATGGATACGGTGTCCAGTCCGCAACCAAGGGAGTTGATGTACTTCAGGATGTTGATGTTGGTCAATGCCTTACAGGCGTAAAAAAAGCGGGTGTTGGCCTTCTGGAAGGCATTCTGGAGCTTTTCATACTGGGTTTTAATCTTTTCTGCGTGGTATATATATACCGGGGTACCAAATTCGTCCGCTATTTTCACGAGGAAGTCGGTAGCAAGTACGTCGCTTTGTTTAGGCATTGATTACTCCTTGATTTAAGAATGAGGTGGCAAAATTACTACGCAAAACTGAGAAATTATAGAAGATTGAAATCAATCTTCGTCTGCTTCCCCGAGGAATCCTTCAATGTTTCTTCTGTCTTTTTTGGTCGGGCGTCCTATTTTGCTTTGTCTTTTACCGGTATGGAATACGGCTGCGATGGCTTTGGGTGCGGATTTATCCTCTTCAGGTGTGTTGTCTGCGTAGTATTTGATGGCTTCGCTGTAGGCAACCCTGTTAGACAGGAGTCCGGTTACCTGGATGATCCATTTACGGCCTTCGGTTCTGATTTCGAAGTTGTCGCCGAGGCTGACGGGTTTGGCGGCTTTTACATTGTTGCCGTTCATTTTTACTTTACCGCCGTCGCAGGCTTCTGATGCCTGGCTGCGGGTTTTGAAAACCCGGATAGCCCAGAGATATTTGTCTACCCGTATTTTTTCAGTGGTACTCATGGGTCAATTACGAATTATAAATTACGAATTACGAATTGAGAATCACGATAATGCACTCATAATTCCCAATTCGTAACTCGTAATTGATTTATTTACTCATCTCAGCAAAATACTGGTGGAAATAAGGGATGGTCTCGATGCCTTTATAATAATTGGCCAGACCATATTTTTCGTTGGGAGAGTGGAGGTTGTCACTGTCCAGTCCAAATCCCATCAGTACTGTTTTCAGGCCGAGTGTTTTTTCGAACAGGGCTACGATCGGAATACTACCGCCGCCGCGAACGGGGATAGGAGCTTTACCGAAGGTAGTGTCAATAGCTTTGTGGGCTGCTTTGTAGGCCACAGAGTCAGTTGGCGTTACATATGGGCTTCCGCCGTGGTGTTTGTTCACTTTTACAGTCACGCTCTTAGGAGCGATGGCTTCAAAGTGTTTGGCAAACAGGTCGGATATTTCATGCCAGTCCTGGTTGGGAACGAGGCGCATGGAAATTTTTGCGAAAGCTTTGGAAGGCAATACGGTTTTAGAACCTTCACCGATGTAACCACCCCAGATACCGTTTACTTCCAAAGTAGGACGGATACCGGTTCTTTCGATGGTGCTATATCCTTTTTCGCCCCATACATCAGCGATACCCAGGTCTTTTTTGTAGGCTTCCTCGTCGAAGGGAGCTGAGTTCAGGTCTGCTCTTTCTTCAGGAGTCAGTTCCTGTACTTTATCATAGAAGCCGGGAATGGTGATGTGGTTGTTTTCGTCGTGCAGGGAAGCGATCATTTTGGCGAGGATAGTGGCCGGGTTGGCTACTGCGCCGCCATAAACGCCGCTGTGGAGGTCGCGGTTAGGACCAGTTACTTCCACTTCCATGTAGGCGAGGCCACGGAGGCCGGTATCGATGGATGGATCTTCCAGGCTGATCATGGAGGTGTCAGAGATGAGCACTACATCAGCTTTCAGTTTTTCCTTGTTTTGTTCCAGGAAGATACCCAGGTTGGCAGAACCTACTTCTTCTTCCCCTTCGATCATAAATTTGATGTTGCAGGGAATGGTGTTGGTTTTGTTCATGGTTTCAAAGGCTTTTACATGCATGTAAAACTGTCCTTTGTCGTCCGCACTGCCACGGGCGTATATGTTACCGTCTTTGATAACGGGCTCAAACGGGCCGCTATGCCACAGTTCCAGCGGATCTGCAGGTTGTACGTCGTAGTGGCCATATACCAGTACGGTCGGTAAAGAAGGATCTATGATCTTTTCTCCATAAACGATAGGGTGTCCTGCGGTCGGGCATACTTCTACGTTATCCGCGCCAGCTTCCTGCAGGCGTTGCTTTACGGCTTCTGCGCACTTCTGAACGTCACCATTGAAGCGGGAATCAGCACTCACAGACGGAATGCGTAACAGATCCAGCAATTCTTCCAGGAAACGCTCTTTGTGTTGGGCCTGGTATTCTTTCCAAACTTGCATGATTCAGGAAATTAAGTTCACAATGGGATGCAAGTTAAAGGAAAAAGAACATTCAGGAATTTGGGATTTACGGATTTGTGGAATTTGGGATTAGGCTGGTTATTGAACCTCTTTCGAGATATATTAGTATTCGAAGATGCTTAATGTGTTGATTTATAAAAACCAATAAACGGAAATCAGTAGAAATATTAGGAAATCAGCTTTTGTCGTACCAGGAACTCCAGCTTTTCGTTGACATCCAGGAGTTTGGCAGTCAGTTCCTTG
Encoded proteins:
- the lysA gene encoding diaminopimelate decarboxylase yields the protein MPKQSDVLATDFLVKIADEFGTPVYIYHAEKIKTQYEKLQNAFQKANTRFFYACKALTNINILKYINSLGCGLDTVSIQEVQLGLKAGFEAKNIIFTPNCVDLQEIIAAKDLGVIINIDNLSILEQFGNKFGGSYPISIRLNPHIMAGGNFKISTGHIDSKFGISIHQLRHIERIVKSTKLKVTGLHMHTGSEIKDVDVFLRGVEIMFEMAQHFPDIESIDLGSGFKVAYQQGDPETDIDLLGKKLSDAFNNFSKNYEKPLQLWFEPGKFLVSQSGYFVVKANVIKQTTANVFVGVNSGFNHLIRPMFYDAFHLIRNISNPKGTERIYTVVGNICETDTFGWDRKINEVREGDYLVFYNAGAYGFEMSSNFNSRLKPAEVMVKDGKPFLIRKRDTLEDLLKNQIELI
- a CDS encoding RNA-binding S4 domain-containing protein, which translates into the protein MSTTEKIRVDKYLWAIRVFKTRSQASEACDGGKVKMNGNNVKAAKPVSLGDNFEIRTEGRKWIIQVTGLLSNRVAYSEAIKYYADNTPEEDKSAPKAIAAVFHTGKRQSKIGRPTKKDRRNIEGFLGEADED
- a CDS encoding dipeptidase, coding for MQVWKEYQAQHKERFLEELLDLLRIPSVSADSRFNGDVQKCAEAVKQRLQEAGADNVEVCPTAGHPIVYGEKIIDPSLPTVLVYGHYDVQPADPLELWHSGPFEPVIKDGNIYARGSADDKGQFYMHVKAFETMNKTNTIPCNIKFMIEGEEEVGSANLGIFLEQNKEKLKADVVLISDTSMISLEDPSIDTGLRGLAYMEVEVTGPNRDLHSGVYGGAVANPATILAKMIASLHDENNHITIPGFYDKVQELTPEERADLNSAPFDEEAYKKDLGIADVWGEKGYSTIERTGIRPTLEVNGIWGGYIGEGSKTVLPSKAFAKISMRLVPNQDWHEISDLFAKHFEAIAPKSVTVKVNKHHGGSPYVTPTDSVAYKAAHKAIDTTFGKAPIPVRGGGSIPIVALFEKTLGLKTVLMGFGLDSDNLHSPNEKYGLANYYKGIETIPYFHQYFAEMSK